From Marinobacter alexandrii, one genomic window encodes:
- a CDS encoding methionine aminotransferase, with protein sequence MTNNHVHIKSKLTAGETNIFTIMSKLATEHKAINLGQGFPDFECDEKLKELVSKYVSEGKNQYCPLSGLPKLNQTLSKKMEGMYGMPINPDNQICVTAGATQALYTAIVAFVNQGDEVIIFEPAYDCYTPQIQLAGGIVKPYPMTYPDYKIDWNKVKDMVNDKTRMIIINTPHNPSGTILSEQDMNALENIVSSRNIIVLSDEVYEHLIYDQEEHQSIMRFPALFQQSMAVFSFGKTLHATGWKMGYIVGPEYLISEFKTIHQWNVFCTNSFVQFAIADYLDKPKNYEYLPSFFQKKRDRMNQLFEDVPLTPKLAKGTYFQAYNYDQVSDLDDLAFAKHLTSEIGVAAIPMSPFYTTPPKDKVIRLCFAKQESTIEAAAERLMKLKG encoded by the coding sequence ATGACAAACAATCATGTTCACATAAAATCTAAACTCACAGCTGGTGAAACCAACATCTTTACCATCATGTCTAAGCTGGCTACTGAGCATAAGGCGATAAATCTTGGGCAAGGCTTCCCTGATTTCGAATGTGATGAAAAACTTAAAGAGCTTGTATCCAAATATGTCTCGGAAGGCAAAAACCAGTACTGCCCATTATCCGGCCTTCCAAAGCTCAATCAGACCTTGAGCAAGAAAATGGAAGGAATGTATGGTATGCCGATCAATCCTGATAACCAGATTTGTGTAACTGCTGGAGCTACGCAGGCACTCTACACTGCAATCGTGGCATTTGTAAATCAAGGTGATGAAGTCATCATATTTGAACCTGCCTATGATTGCTATACCCCGCAAATTCAACTGGCAGGAGGGATCGTGAAGCCATACCCAATGACCTACCCAGATTATAAAATTGACTGGAATAAGGTAAAAGATATGGTGAATGATAAAACCCGAATGATCATCATCAATACACCTCATAATCCTAGCGGTACTATTCTAAGCGAGCAGGACATGAACGCCCTTGAAAACATTGTATCGAGCAGAAACATCATTGTATTGAGCGATGAGGTTTATGAACATCTTATCTATGATCAGGAAGAGCATCAAAGTATCATGAGATTTCCAGCGCTCTTTCAGCAATCCATGGCTGTATTTTCATTCGGAAAGACTCTTCATGCCACAGGTTGGAAAATGGGCTATATCGTAGGGCCTGAGTATCTAATAAGTGAATTTAAGACCATCCACCAATGGAATGTCTTCTGCACCAATTCCTTTGTGCAATTTGCTATAGCAGACTACCTAGATAAACCAAAGAATTACGAGTACCTCCCCTCCTTTTTCCAGAAAAAGAGAGACCGTATGAACCAACTATTTGAGGATGTACCCTTAACACCCAAACTAGCAAAAGGAACATATTTTCAGGCTTACAACTACGATCAAGTAAGTGATTTGGACGATTTGGCTTTTGCGAAACATTTAACTTCCGAAATTGGAGTAGCAGCCATACCTATGTCACCATTTTATACAACCCCTCCTAAGGACAAGGTGATAAGACTCTGTTTTGCAAAGCAGGAAAGCACAATTGAAGCCGCAGCAGAACGATTAATGAAATTGAAAGGTTGA
- a CDS encoding transglutaminase-like domain-containing protein translates to MTENTQKTYFYDYENPIVQGIVEEFKGNSLSQKEKAIGLYLKIRDGWRYNPYDISFQKEALKASNIAQKKHGHCIDKSILYIAGLRALGIPAKLHLAKVKNHIAVERLTEKFGTNELTPHGMVDVYLNNNWLKATPAFNKELCEMTGVEPLVFDGTNDSVFQEYNKEGQEFMKYLEDYGSFDDVPFEFIKKNMKENYPMLESLLNKQGELKL, encoded by the coding sequence ATGACTGAAAATACTCAAAAAACCTATTTTTACGATTATGAGAATCCCATCGTTCAGGGGATCGTCGAGGAGTTTAAGGGTAATTCCTTGAGTCAGAAAGAGAAAGCTATCGGGCTTTATTTGAAAATAAGAGATGGATGGCGATATAATCCGTATGATATCAGTTTTCAAAAAGAGGCCTTGAAGGCAAGCAATATTGCGCAAAAGAAGCACGGACACTGCATTGATAAATCAATCCTTTATATAGCCGGACTGAGAGCCTTGGGCATTCCTGCGAAGCTGCACCTGGCTAAAGTCAAAAACCACATCGCTGTAGAACGTTTAACAGAAAAGTTTGGAACGAATGAGTTAACTCCTCACGGAATGGTCGATGTTTATCTCAATAACAATTGGTTAAAAGCGACACCTGCTTTCAACAAGGAATTGTGCGAGATGACGGGTGTGGAACCGTTAGTATTTGATGGCACCAATGATTCGGTATTTCAAGAATATAATAAGGAAGGTCAGGAGTTCATGAAATATTTAGAAGACTATGGATCATTTGATGATGTTCCATTTGAGTTTATCAAGAAGAATATGAAAGAGAATTACCCTATGCTTGAAAGTTTGCTTAATAAACAGGGTGAACTAAAATTGTAG
- a CDS encoding bifunctional aldolase/short-chain dehydrogenase: protein MEVSQATSKLVENRWDDKKADSLKSSEIDLLLYRSNILGADLRVTNYGGGNTSCKTIEIDPLTGEETKVMWVKGSGGDIGTLKRSGLAGLYMNRLQNLKKRYRGLEYEDEMVGLFNHCIFDLDSKAPSIDTPLHAFLPFDHIDHLHPDAIIAIAAAKDGEQIMKELWGDKMAWIPWQRPGFDLALQLEKALEENPEIEGIILGGHGLFTWGDTAKQCYENSLDKINRAIEYLENNYGVKRPVFGGSIVTSPDEDTIKNQAAALAPTLRGLCSSENRMVGHFSSDDAVLEFINSADLEKLAPMGTSCPDHFLRTKIKPLVLDLTPNEDLSDLGVIKDRLIPLFEEYRKDYKNYYESCKRSNSPAMRDPNPVIILWPGIGMFSFAKNKQTSRVASEFYINAINVMKGAEAVSSYTSLPLQEAFDIEYWLLEEAKLQRMPKEQPLSRKIALVTGSGGGIGKAIADKFIREGACVVFTDVDEDRVNEASKDYTTDHAIAVQLDVTSSEHIDVSFKEASLAFGGVDIVVNCAGLAISKPLGDTEESDWQLLQDVIVKGQFLVSKAGVKVMREQALGGDIVNIASKNGLVSGPNNAGYGTAKAAQTHMSRLLAAELGPDKIKVNVVNPDAVIEGSKIWEGKWAEGRARAYGISVEELPAHYAKRTLMNEIIGTGDIANAAFAYVSGLLSKSTGNILNVDGGVAAAFVR, encoded by the coding sequence ATGGAAGTATCTCAAGCCACATCTAAATTGGTCGAAAATCGCTGGGATGACAAAAAAGCAGACAGTCTAAAATCCAGTGAAATAGACTTACTCTTATATCGCTCCAATATCCTGGGAGCAGACCTTCGTGTAACAAATTATGGAGGAGGTAACACCAGTTGTAAAACAATTGAAATAGACCCCCTAACCGGTGAAGAAACCAAGGTAATGTGGGTTAAAGGTTCTGGGGGTGATATTGGCACACTTAAAAGAAGCGGACTAGCCGGATTGTATATGAATCGGCTACAAAACCTGAAAAAAAGATATCGTGGACTTGAGTACGAAGATGAAATGGTGGGGCTTTTTAATCACTGCATTTTCGATCTTGATTCAAAAGCACCTTCCATAGACACCCCTCTTCATGCTTTTTTACCTTTTGACCATATAGACCACCTACACCCAGATGCCATCATCGCCATTGCAGCAGCAAAGGACGGTGAACAGATTATGAAAGAACTTTGGGGAGATAAGATGGCTTGGATCCCTTGGCAAAGACCTGGCTTTGACTTGGCTTTACAACTTGAAAAAGCGCTCGAGGAAAATCCTGAAATAGAAGGAATAATACTTGGTGGACATGGACTATTTACATGGGGAGATACCGCTAAGCAATGCTATGAAAACAGTCTGGATAAGATCAACAGGGCAATTGAATATCTGGAGAATAATTACGGAGTTAAAAGACCGGTATTCGGAGGCTCAATAGTGACATCTCCTGATGAAGATACAATCAAAAATCAGGCTGCAGCGCTAGCTCCTACTTTGAGAGGCCTATGCAGCAGTGAAAACCGAATGGTTGGTCATTTTTCTTCTGATGATGCAGTTCTTGAGTTCATAAACAGTGCTGATCTGGAAAAACTTGCTCCAATGGGTACCAGCTGCCCTGATCACTTCTTGCGAACGAAGATCAAACCTTTGGTATTGGATCTTACACCCAATGAGGATTTATCTGATCTTGGAGTAATTAAGGATCGGTTGATTCCTCTCTTTGAAGAATACAGAAAAGATTATAAAAACTACTATGAATCGTGTAAGCGATCTAATAGTCCAGCAATGAGAGACCCGAATCCGGTGATCATTTTATGGCCGGGAATCGGAATGTTCTCGTTCGCTAAAAACAAACAAACTTCCCGTGTAGCTTCTGAATTCTATATCAATGCGATCAATGTAATGAAAGGTGCGGAAGCAGTAAGCTCTTATACCTCTCTCCCACTTCAAGAAGCATTTGATATTGAATATTGGTTGCTAGAAGAAGCTAAACTTCAGCGGATGCCGAAGGAACAACCTTTGAGTAGAAAAATTGCTTTAGTGACAGGTTCTGGTGGAGGTATTGGCAAAGCCATCGCTGACAAGTTTATTCGCGAAGGAGCATGTGTTGTCTTTACCGATGTAGATGAAGACCGAGTTAATGAAGCATCCAAAGATTACACTACTGATCATGCCATTGCAGTTCAATTAGATGTAACGAGCAGTGAACACATTGATGTATCATTCAAAGAAGCAAGCCTTGCTTTTGGCGGAGTAGACATTGTAGTCAATTGTGCTGGTTTGGCTATATCTAAGCCTCTTGGTGATACTGAAGAAAGTGACTGGCAGCTATTACAGGACGTCATAGTCAAAGGTCAGTTCCTGGTTTCTAAAGCGGGAGTAAAAGTCATGAGAGAGCAAGCTCTCGGGGGTGATATCGTAAATATTGCGAGCAAAAACGGATTGGTATCTGGACCAAACAATGCAGGTTACGGTACGGCAAAAGCTGCACAGACTCATATGTCAAGACTACTAGCCGCGGAGCTTGGACCAGATAAGATCAAAGTTAATGTGGTAAATCCTGATGCTGTAATAGAAGGCAGCAAAATCTGGGAAGGTAAATGGGCCGAAGGAAGAGCAAGAGCTTATGGCATTTCAGTAGAGGAGTTACCAGCACACTATGCCAAGCGAACCTTAATGAATGAAATCATAGGCACTGGAGATATTGCTAATGCGGCATTCGCATATGTCAGTGGATTATTATCAAAGTCCACAGGAAATATCCTGAATGTGGATGGAGGAGTTGCAGCTGCTTTCGTGAGGTAG
- a CDS encoding MoxR family ATPase: MAETKHWKGSEKYLCDPDLAQAFHMARSLGMPLLIEGEPGTGKTELPIHYAKDRGLDLEVYPVGSKSNVEQFVARFDHVKYLRDSQIEILNAQREEKGLESKLSTGDRNPESLADYVVKGPAAISYSKPNSVLLIDEIDKAPREFPNDLLYALSHRKFIMPESGEIVEVSEEDMPAIVITSNREQELPTAFKGRCIYHYIHFPEKDVMGKIIEKHHPGLDEKVVKVGLDVFYHLRRLGLERAPTTREILNWLKYMSDIAPKDAIEKIEGLEGIGALIKTQADMERVNRMIGAGDNFRPSHN, encoded by the coding sequence ATGGCAGAAACAAAACACTGGAAAGGATCTGAAAAGTATTTATGCGATCCCGATTTAGCACAAGCATTTCACATGGCACGCTCGCTCGGTATGCCGCTCCTCATCGAAGGCGAGCCAGGAACCGGAAAAACAGAACTTCCCATTCACTATGCAAAAGATCGAGGTTTGGATCTTGAAGTTTATCCAGTCGGTTCAAAAAGTAATGTGGAACAGTTCGTAGCTCGGTTTGATCATGTGAAGTATCTAAGAGATTCGCAGATTGAAATTCTGAATGCGCAACGAGAGGAAAAAGGATTAGAAAGTAAACTATCCACAGGAGATAGAAACCCTGAATCACTGGCAGATTATGTAGTAAAAGGGCCAGCCGCCATCTCGTATAGCAAACCAAATTCTGTATTGCTCATTGATGAAATAGACAAGGCCCCTCGTGAGTTTCCCAATGACTTGCTTTATGCATTGAGTCATCGAAAATTCATCATGCCTGAATCTGGTGAAATAGTTGAAGTATCGGAAGAAGATATGCCGGCGATTGTGATCACTTCGAATAGAGAACAAGAACTTCCCACCGCTTTCAAAGGGCGATGTATTTACCATTACATTCATTTTCCTGAAAAGGATGTAATGGGAAAAATCATAGAAAAGCATCATCCAGGCTTGGATGAAAAAGTAGTGAAAGTAGGGTTAGACGTATTTTATCACTTAAGAAGATTGGGGCTCGAGCGAGCTCCAACAACCAGAGAGATCCTCAATTGGCTTAAATACATGAGTGATATTGCTCCAAAAGATGCCATTGAAAAAATAGAAGGATTGGAAGGAATTGGTGCGTTGATCAAGACACAAGCAGATATGGAACGCGTCAATCGAATGATTGGGGCAGGTGATAATTTCAGACCATCGCATAATTGA
- a CDS encoding FGGY family carbohydrate kinase, with the protein MIDAIAIFDIGKTNKKFFLFNHSFEVLEKENIQFEETMDEDGFPCEDLEKLVAWVQATFNKYNALKKYQITYLNFSTYGASLVYLDELRNPILPFYNYLKPVRAEFSELFDKKYNSQTVSLEFCSPNLELLNSGFQLFWLKHRHPQKFRKVKQALHFPQYLAYLFHDKIMADYTSIGCHTRLWDYENEGYHKWTELEDIRHLLPLPVSSNRTFAGKTHKEIAIGVGIHDSSAALIPYIKKSEKPFILLSTGTWNISLNPFNKQSLSQQDLDTDCLFFLDPMANHVKASRAMLGAEHEFQVSKLIDRFKKKPGDYWNLKFDTERYSRIIKDSGKQILKPAKVENDEILRPFELIKENPYDNFADAYFFLIHSLIAIQLKSLELVNISNTARLYIDGGFVNNDVFVKALGYHLPKAEIIESENPIGSALGAAMVMF; encoded by the coding sequence ATGATAGATGCCATTGCCATATTCGATATAGGTAAGACCAATAAGAAATTTTTCCTTTTTAATCATTCATTTGAGGTGCTGGAAAAAGAAAACATCCAGTTTGAAGAAACCATGGATGAAGATGGGTTTCCCTGCGAAGATTTGGAGAAGTTAGTTGCTTGGGTTCAAGCCACTTTTAATAAATACAACGCTCTTAAGAAGTATCAGATTACGTATCTAAATTTTTCCACCTACGGCGCAAGTCTAGTTTATTTGGACGAACTAAGAAACCCAATTCTACCCTTTTACAACTACTTAAAACCAGTAAGAGCTGAGTTCTCAGAGTTATTTGACAAAAAATACAACTCCCAAACAGTTTCTCTTGAATTCTGTTCTCCAAACCTGGAACTTTTAAACAGTGGATTTCAGCTCTTTTGGCTGAAACACAGACATCCACAGAAGTTTCGAAAAGTAAAACAAGCATTACATTTTCCTCAATACCTGGCTTATCTATTTCACGATAAGATCATGGCTGATTATACTTCTATTGGCTGTCACACCCGACTTTGGGATTACGAAAATGAAGGGTATCATAAATGGACAGAGCTAGAGGATATAAGACATCTCCTTCCTCTACCTGTTTCTTCTAACCGAACGTTTGCAGGAAAAACTCATAAAGAAATAGCTATTGGAGTAGGTATTCATGATAGCTCTGCAGCATTAATACCGTACATTAAAAAATCTGAAAAGCCTTTTATTTTACTTTCTACAGGAACCTGGAATATCTCACTAAATCCATTCAATAAACAATCACTTAGTCAGCAAGATTTGGACACTGACTGTCTATTTTTCCTCGATCCAATGGCCAATCATGTGAAAGCTAGCAGGGCTATGTTGGGAGCAGAGCATGAATTTCAAGTCAGTAAACTGATTGATCGATTCAAAAAGAAACCTGGAGATTACTGGAACCTTAAGTTTGATACTGAGAGGTATAGCAGAATTATTAAAGATTCAGGCAAGCAGATATTAAAGCCTGCAAAAGTAGAGAATGACGAGATTTTGAGGCCATTCGAACTGATCAAAGAGAATCCTTATGATAATTTCGCAGATGCCTATTTTTTCCTCATTCATAGCTTGATCGCTATACAACTCAAGTCTCTGGAGCTAGTCAACATATCTAATACTGCGCGACTCTACATTGATGGTGGTTTTGTTAATAATGATGTATTTGTAAAAGCTCTCGGATACCACCTTCCAAAGGCAGAAATCATCGAAAGCGAAAATCCTATTGGCTCAGCCTTGGGTGCAGCGATGGTGATGTTTTGA